A window from Anser cygnoides isolate HZ-2024a breed goose chromosome 1, Taihu_goose_T2T_genome, whole genome shotgun sequence encodes these proteins:
- the SLITRK5 gene encoding LOW QUALITY PROTEIN: SLIT and NTRK-like protein 5 (The sequence of the model RefSeq protein was modified relative to this genomic sequence to represent the inferred CDS: deleted 2 bases in 1 codon) — MYACCSTVTLEQDLNKKMHIWILQTIVFALTSLVLSWAESIEYYGEICDNACPCEEKDSILTVSCENRGIISLFEISPPRFPVYHLLLSGNLLNRLYPNQFVNYTGASILHLGSNDIQDIETGAFHGLRGLRRLHLNNNKLELLRDDTFLGLESLEYLQVDYNYISIIEPNAFSKLHLLQVLILNDNLLSSLPNNLFRFVPLTHLDLRGNRLKLLPYVGLLQHMDKVVELQLEENPWNCSCELIALKDWLDSISYSALVGDVVCETPFRLHGRDLDEVSKQELCPRRLISDYEMRPQTPLSTTGYFHTTPASVNSVATSSSAVYKSPLKPPKGTRQPNKTRVRPTSRLPSKDLGYSNYGPSIAYQTKSPVPLECPTACTCNLQISDLGLNVNCQERKIESISELQPKPYNPKKMYLTENYITLVRRADFVDATGLDLLHLGNNRISVIQDRAFGDLTNLRRLYLNGNRIERLSPQLFYGLQSLQYLFLQYNVIREIEAGTFEPVPNLQLLFLNNNLLRSLPGNIFSGLSLYRLSLRSNHFSYLPVSGVLDQLKSLLQIDLHENPWDCTCDVVGMKLWLEQLNTGVLVDQVICESPKKFAQSDMRAVRAELLCPDYSDIVVSTPTPSPGQLPARTTPSSSTVRLNGTAAAGGSTPAGGGGGGGGSSVPLSVLILSLLLVFIMSVFVAAGLFVLVMKRRKKGQGDHASANNSDVSSFNMQYSVYSGAHHHHPHLQQHPPHRGGGGGGGAALPKVKTPAGHVYEYIPHPLGHMCKNPIYRSREGNAGEDYKDLHELKVTYSSHPLQAGGGAQPPPPPPPPPAPGGEDAPGRSPAYSVSTIEPREELLSPVQDADRFYRGILEPDKHSSSSTLGTAGSTLADYPKLPAAYTCSPNYDLRRAHQYLHPGPGDSRLRETVLYSPPSTVYVEPNRNEYLELKAKLNAEPDYLEVLEKQTTFSQF; from the exons atgtacGCTTGCTGCTCCACAGTAACTTTGGAACAGGACCtcaacaaaaaaatgcatatcTGGATACTGCAGACGATCGTGTTTGCTTTAACATCGCTAGTCCTTTCGTGGGCAGAAAGCATCGAGTATTATGGGGAAATCTGTGATAATGCGTGTCCTTGTGAGGAGAAGGACAGCATCCTAACAGTGAGCTGTGAAAACAGAGGGATCATCAGCCTTTTTGAGATCAGTCCACCAAGGTTCCCTGTCTACCACCTCTTGTTGTCTGGGAATCTTTTGAACAGGCTGTACCCAAACCAATTTGTTAATTACACGGGGGCTTCGATTTTGCATCTAGGGAGCAATGACATACAAGACATCGAAACAGGGGCCTTTCATGGTCTGAGAGGCTTAAGGAGGCTACACTTGAATAATAACAAGCTGGAACTTCTACGGGACGACACTTTCCTTGGTCTAGAGAGTTTGGAATACCTACAGGTTGATTATAATTATATTAGCATCATTGAACCTAATGCCTTCAGCAAACTGCATTTGCTGCAGGTGCTGATTCTCAATGATAACCTCCTCTCCAGTTTGCCCAACAACCTTTTTCGTTTTGTGCCCTTAACTCACCTGGACCTGAGGGGTAACCGGCTGAAGCTGTTGCCCTATGTGGGCCTTTTGCAGCACATGGATAAAGtggtggagctgcagctggaggaaaacCCCTGGAATTGTTCTTGTGAGTTGATTGCTCTAAAGGATTGGCTAGACAGTATCTcctactctgcactggtgggagatgtggtttGTGAGACCCCTTTCCGCTTGCATGGTCGAGATTTGGATGAAGTTTCCAAGCAGGAGCTTTGCCCCAGGAGACTCATCTCGGATTACGAAATGAGACCACAGACACCACTGAGCACCACAGGGTATTTCCACACCACCCCAGCCTCGGTCAACTCCGTGGCCACTTCTTCTTCAGCTGTTTACAAATCCCCCTTGAAGCCCCCCAAAGGGACTCGCCAACCCAACAAGACAAGGGTGCGACCCACCTCCCGTCTGCCCTCAAAAGACCTGGGATACAGCAACTATGGACCCAGCATTGCCTACCAGACCAAATCCCCGGTGCCTTTGGAATGTCCCACTGCCTGCACTTGCAACTTGCAGATTTCTGACCTGGGCCTCAATGTCAATTGTCAGGAGAGGAAGATTGAGAGCATTTCTGAGCTACAGCCCAAACCCTATAATCCTAAGAAGATGTATCTGACAGAAAACTACATCACTCTGGTACGCAGGGCAGATTTTGTGGATGCCACCGGGCTGGATTTACTGCACCTGGGCAATAATCGGATCTCGGTCATTCAGGACCGGGCTTTTGGGGATTTAACTAATTTGCGAAGGCTGTACTTAAACGGGAACCGTATCGAGCGGCTTAGCCCACAGCTGTTCTACGGGCTGCAAAGCCTGCAGTACCTTTTCCTGCAGTACAATGTCATCCGGGAGATAGAGGCAGGCACCTTTGAACCCGTCCCCAACCTTCAACTCTTGTTTTTGAACAACAATCTTCTGAGATCTTTGCCTGGGAACATTTTTTCTGGTCTCTCCCTCTACAGGCTGAGCCTGCGGAGCAACCACTTCTCCTACCTGCCAGTGAGCGGGGTGCTGGACCAGTTGAAATCCCTGCTGCAGATCGACCTGCACGAGAACCCCTGGGACTGCACCTGCGACGTGGTAGGCATGAAACTCTGGCTGGAGCAGCTCAACACCGGCGTCCTGGTGGACCAGGTGATCTGCGAGTCCCCGAAGAAGTTCGCCCAGAGCGACATGCGAGCCGTCCGGGCGGAGCTGCTGTGCCCCGACTACTCGGACATCGTCGTCTCCACGCCCACGCCGTCCCCGGGCCAGCTCCCGGCCAGGaccaccccctcctcctccaccgtGCGCCTCAAcggcacggcggcggcgggcggctccacgcctgcg gggggcggcggcggcggcggcggctcttCGGTGCCGCTCTCGGTGCTGatcctcagcctgctgctggtcTTCATCATGTCGGTCTTCGTGGCGGCGGGGCTCTTCGTGCTGGTGATGAAGCGGCGCAAGAAGGGCCAGGGTGACCACGCCAGCGCCAACAACTCCGACGTGAGCTCCTTCAACATGCAGTACAGCGTCTACAGCGGcgcccaccaccaccacccgcacctccagcagcacccgccccaccgcggcggcggcggcgggggtgGCGCGGCGCTGCCCAAGGTGAAGACCCCCGCCGGGCACGTCTACGAGTACATCCCGCACCCCCTGGGCCACATGTGCAAAAACCCCATCTACCGCTCCCGGGAGGGCAACGCGGGCGAGGATTACAAAGACCTCCACGAGCTCAAGGTCACCTACAGCAGCCACCCCCTGCAAGCCGGGGGGGGCGCCCAgcctcccccgccgcctccACCGCCGCCGGCGCCCGGCGGGGAGGATGCGCCCGGGCGCAGCCCCGCGTACAGCGTGAGCACCATCGAGCCGCGGGAGGAGCTGCTCTCCCCGGTGCAAGACGCCGATCGCTTTTACAGGGGCATTTTGGAGCCCGACAaacactcctcctcctccacgctGGGCACAGCCGGCTCCACCCTCGCCGACTACCCCAAGCTACCCGCCGCCTACACCTGTTCCCCCAACTATGACCTTAGGCGTGCTCACCAGTACTTGCACCCGGGGCCGGGGGACAGCAGGCTCCGGGAGACGGTGCTCTACAGCCCCCCGAGTACTGTCTATGTAGAGCCCAACAGGAACGAGTACCTGGAgctaaaagcaaaactaaacGCAGAGCCGGACTACCTCGAAGTGCTGGAAAAACAGACCACATTCAGCCAGTTCTGA